In the genome of Stomoxys calcitrans chromosome 4, idStoCalc2.1, whole genome shotgun sequence, the window aatttggaccatacttcagtTTTTTCTCTATTACACTCAAATATAcatatgagcaaaattttagagctctatgTTGACTCTAACTATTTTTGCCCAACGAATGCATGAACAGGGGccatcatgaaaaatttcagccaaatcggataataattgccatatgcaggagctgaagaagtcaaatcggaagatcggtttatatgggagctatgtcgggtggaggccaccgtagtgcagaggttagcatgtccgcctatgatgctcaacgcctgagttcgaatctttgcaagaccatcagaaaaaattttcagaggtggttttcccctcctcatgctggcaacatttgtgaggtaccatgccatgtaaaacttctctccaaacggATAactcttaccattgagcttaaacttgaatcagactgcactcattgatatgtgtggagtttgcccctgttccttaaaaatttgcaatttgcatgtcaggatatagaccgattgggcaatcccatggcacccGGTTGTTCGTACCGGATTGGTCCGATGGATTCTTTAAtaggcaagggctgccgacttagtgtacaacacactgctacaacaacaataacatagaccgatttggatcatacttcagTTTTTTCTAGATTACACTCAAATatacatctgtgcaaaattttagagctctatgTTAATTGTATTTTTGGCCAACGAATGTATAAAGAGGCAACACTGTGAGGCGTCtccttactttttttttaactatttgtTCTTTTCTACAAGGGTGAGTGCTGAAGGAAAGAGGATACGACCATGAATTTAGATGTGGAGGACAGACTGATTCGAGAAAAGATCTTAGGGATTCGCACTCAATTTCGGTATGTTGGTGAGACTGCTGAAATTAGTGTACGGTCTCGCAAATGGGAATCTCGCATAATGATTACTGCGGAAGCTGTCGTGGTAGTGATGAAGAGGAAAAGATCAAGCATTTGCTCTGCTCATGTCCGGGTCTGAAGTGGCACAGGCTTTCCATCTTAGAGATGCAATTTTTCTTCGATCTTACAGATATATCTCTGGAAGTCTCCCCAGGTTCGTGCATAAAACGAGATGGTATCGACGGGGAAACGTGATTAAACCCTACACACGTGATCATGTATTCGTAGACGAGTAGGACCAATGGTTGTGTCAGACTGGGCTCGTAGTGAACTTACCTTTTCATGGTGAGTTGCCCATTCAACCTACACTTAAACCTATATGGGTGGATTACTGGCCCGAACGCTCAAGCACTTTTTAAAGTTCCTATAGGGAAATTGGAGGTCAGTGTCCACCGCGGAGGTGAAGGAGGGACCTAGATTAGCCtagactttgtcaaattaaagccacttggttgttgttgttgtaaccacatcttcatgtggatgtggcgatcctcgtcaagctcctgtaggtgagcaagcacgttccggtccaaaggaccgatcgccgcggtaacagggtgaccattggttattgaaAGGCGCCAAccactcgtcttgtcatatcgagcatcgtaggcactcagtatttgtgcaagagccggtgccacccgatctctcactgagacactcCGTTCGATACCGccaattgtccgcgactgccgttacagctactccggaaggagcattccactatccgcaacctgtgaacgcgccggtagctcgcagctaagcttctcgtgacagcaatgaacaccacacagatcggacgtcattgttccagcttgtgtggtgcacactgctatcccgtgccgggaagcCACTTGGCATCCCCAATCTACGTACAAAAGGGAAAAAGAAATTTAGTCGGCAATTAACGAATCTAGATCTGAGTGACTGTCTTCCAATCGTCTGGATACCTTTTTCGAAATGGTAATTAATTATTAAACGACTGAGACAAAAAACAGTTTATCGATTTTAGCTTTTTTTCTTAAGTTCATACACAATACAATTTGTTTACTATGCCTCTTCCATCATTGCTAGCTCTGCATCTTCCATAATATCAGCAATTTTACGCTTTGTCTTCAATTGAAGCTTTAAAGGCATTTTCTGTAATTGTTTGGCATAGCCTAAGAATATTAATTCCATCGAGCTTAAATTGCTGAAGGAAGAATCGTTTTGAGATGATGTATTTCTTGGTGCAGCGATTATTTTCTCTGGATACACTGATGGCTTTTCAATTGTGTCTTTAGCTTTTTCAGTATTTACATCAGTCTGTTGTTGCTGTGCTGCAGATGCTTTGTCGGAAGGAAGAAGTACACCTTTTTCAGAATCTTCAGCTGAAGATTCGGTGATAACTATGTCATTTTTAGCACTGTCTTTTGGTTTTTCAACTCGTTCTTCCATTGGCTGTACTATCTGGTGCTTTATAAGAATATCATTTAAGGGGTCTTTACGGATCGTTTGGGCTAAATCACCCGTTTCATTGCCATCGTACCCCTCAGTCTCATCTTTTGGTTCTTTGTTAGTATGCGTGCTGTTGACATTTTCTTCGTCTTCTACAATATTTGTTAGCTCTTCTTCGTTAATGTGATCGTCTCTAGAAAAAAAAAGCATAGTATTTCAGTTTCATTAAAGAAGATTCTCTGTCCACTTACATCATGGTAAACAAATATGGTTGCAAAAAGTCCATATGCTTGGCCAAAGCAAAATCTTGATTACCTCGCAAATATTCGTAATAGGCCAATAATACGCCATTCCATTGATCTTGTGCTTCGGCTGCTGTAACGTCGCAATTCATTGCATTTTGTAAATCTTTGGCAACTATTTGCCAATCCTTGGTACAACTACGTGCTCCAGTGTcacttaaatttttgtaaatattctTATGTTTTTTTACCGCTTCAATAAGTTTGACCAAATTCATGTCGTATGTTTTGAGATATAAAAGTGCATGAGGGTTGCCAATACAATAAATAATTTAGCAAATTTGCTTGTTTACAAAACCTCAAAAACACAACATAAGATGCGGTATGGTCACTAAAATCTTGAACAAGAAGATATTTCTGAATGTATTTACTGCCAAAATACTTTTTCCAAAGTTCatatgttttattaaatttgctgTACCCTTTACATAAGTAGATGGATTGATATCCATACAGGACAATTACCTAAGGTAATCCTAGAATGGAATGTAAAAAAGTATCCAGTTTCTTCTgctatttactttatttttgtttacaatACAAACTTGAAAACCCTAAATATATTAATCTAACATCTAATCATCCATAAGAAAAGCCCTACCCAAAATTACACCACCTTAACTTGGCTTAAATCACGTTTTTCAATCAATCGCATTTGTTTCTTCTTCATACGTTTCAGTTTTGCAGGATTCTTTATGACCTGAACAATTTCTGCTCTTCTTTCATTGGCCAAGCGGCGTTCAGCATTTTCTACTCGTCTTTGCTGTTTGGCTACAGCAGCCTCTTTACGGGCCTCCTTAATTTCTTTGGATCGTTCTTTGATGGCCCGCATTTCATTGCGAAGttccattttcttttcaaaagtAAGGCGTGGCTTAGTCTTTTGCACTGTAGAGAATCTGTAGAATGATAAGAAACCATAAGTGAgttgaaaaattataaagaatGTTAACACATACTTGGTTTTAGGCGTCTTCCATGGTCTGTTCGATTTTGGCTGTCCGCGAGGGATTTGATTTTCAGGTTTTATGATCTTCTTGgactttttaattttatttgttaataCACTTGACTCTTTAGTCGTGTTATCCTTACCAACTTGTGGTTCATTTGTAACTTTAGTTTTAGTCATATTTAgttcacaaattaaaataaacactcgcctaactcaactcacacgtgttattgttattgttttttttttttttgagctgaTATTGACATTTGGTTACAGAGTTGCCATGATATAATTTGAAtataaaaaagttcaatatTATGGGGTGTTCTCATTTGAAgatcttttattttgttttgcaaattttggttttttaaacCATGTTACCACTTGAAGCAAATCTAGATTTCGGAAATTTCGTGTATTGCAACGAGGTTCCCATACATTATCAATGTGAGTAAATCTACTAATATGAGGAGATTTACAGCAAATCTtgcaaattcaaatgcaacactgcgcTTGCATTGAATATGAGttatttttgggatttttgggtagcacttttttaaacatctgacaatttcttatagaaattataaaatttagtagtaatttaataaaatcgtttcacaAACTTTATTGCTGATCGCAATGTATATGCTGAACACAATGAAAATGCTATTCACAATAAAAACGCTGTCAAATACGTCACATTTGACAAATAAAACCCGCATAAATCGTAGTGGAAAcggagattatctcaaatcaagtgggctctagtggaaacatggttttacaatttattaattttgttgttttgcatCTAATGGCTGGTACAATGTTCGTTTTTCATTATTGATAATCCATGATTATATGATATaatacaaagaaatttgtgtgcgtgtgtgtatacgtgtgcgaacatgagcagagaatatgggagaaagaagataacaacaaagagaataataacaaaaatctgATATGTTAATACTGTCAAACGTGGCCGGCTGTTAGCGGTtgtttgcgtgagaccacctttttaaatccgccttggggaACAAAACAGAACGTTTTTAGCTTTTTTTGAGCGTCACGTTGCAAAAAAAGATCTATGTACACTCACAAAAGTAACGGGAAAAGTTTAACATTCTATGCTGGCACATGTGAAGTAGTGTTTTAAGTTTTTAGACTTGCCTGCGGAAAAGCTGCAACACAGTTCAGCGAAGAATTTCAGATCGATTAGTTTCCACTCTTACCTTGTCAATAAGCTGGAGAAGATTTTGGACCTTCATATCGGAAAAAAACTTGGGTACGTCTTACTTCTCGCTCTACCAGCATGGTTATATTAAGGGTAGATCTGTGGCCTCGGCATTGCAACATGTACAATAGTACAACACTTTGAAAAGGATGTCGATTAAAAGGACTTCACCCTGGCGGCGTTTCTGGAAACTGAGAGAGTTTTTGGCAAAGCGAGCTTTTCTGCCGAAGATGCGAAACTTAAGGATGCGGGTCTGGGGACTAGTGTGATTGTTTGGATAATGAATATGCTGTGGAGCAGATAGACAATGGCTCAAAAAGGAAACgttgaaaataaaatgtaataaaattggttaacaaactTTTATTTACAACAGATGTGTGCACAAAATTTGTGCAAACTGAATTTTTCAGTTTAAATAGTTGAAAAGATTGTTTTTTCGTTTCATTATATAAAAGTTTAActgaaagtaaaaacaaaacaaaaaaaaaaaaaaaaaaacaatatataaaaaataacaatacaatatttttttcaattatttcctgaaaattaatttctgtcaaattgttttcttctctATCTGAATGGAATATGGGTATTTGAGAAACTATCACTAAACAAGCAAACGAACTTTTCgtttaagaaaaatgttttgattgCATCGATCATAAACATGTAAGAAAATAATAGTGCCTCGGTTTTGTCTTTCTAATGTTCACTGTATTGTTCAACATTGTAGTGATAGAAAAAGGCTTTGCTATATTCAAACGTTGAAATCATTATGGCACAGGCAGGGGCCACCTTTAATAGACGTGGCCCCAAGCCAGCAAATAGCCCAGGAACACCATTTGTTGCGTATATCGTTGCGAGTCGCTTGCCTAAACTAGCAGTAGGTAATTGTTTAACCggcttttctataaaaaaaaacagaagcaTTTATGAGTTAAGTCATCAATATGCTAAACTACAAATTAGAGGTGTAACTTTTAGGTTGTTCTATTCTGTTTCTCACCTGCAAAAATAACTTTTTCACCGAATTCAATTTGTTCGTGTGTTTTAATGACATCAAAGGGAGTGGTAATTGTTGCTGCTATCTGTACGaaaagacaacaacaaatgcATGTATACCAAAAACCAAGTGATAAGAGCTGTAATTAGCTAGTTAACAAAACATACCGAGCCCGACACTGCACCCGCCAAGAAACTAAACCCAAATGTTGGCTCAATAACTCCATAATGTGATTTAATTGTTTCATAACATGTCCAATAAAGCCCAGAAAATGGCACATCACGTAGTATAGTGGGGCGCAGACCACGCCACAAACCCCATATGCCCTGTGATTGTACCACTTTCTGTATCGCAGAAGTTATTTGGGCGTAGGTCATTTTTTCTGATTGCATTTTGGTTCGTATAAGCTCCACGGGATTTACACATGTGACGGCACATATTCGTGCAGTTATACCAGCTATTAGAGGAACCAAAAGGGGGACCTCTCGACCAATTGGTGATCCTTTCACTTCTGCCAGGTACTCGTAATGGAACTCTAAAAATTTCCGCTTAAATTGTTCATAACCTACGAAATAAATAATGGTGGAAGGAAGGGCGGATATCAAGGTGGGTCCTAGACCAGACCACAAGGAACGAATGCCCTCGGTGCGACTTATATGGAAAAATGCATCCTAAAATATATAAACGGTTTATAACGTCAATGTTATACACATGCCATTGAACTTACCACTGTACCAGTT includes:
- the LOC106089647 gene encoding uncharacterized protein LOC106089647; protein product: MNLVKLIEAVKKHKNIYKNLSDTGARSCTKDWQIVAKDLQNAMNCDVTAAEAQDQWNGVLLAYYEYLRGNQDFALAKHMDFLQPYLFTMIDDHINEEELTNIVEDEENVNSTHTNKEPKDETEGYDGNETGDLAQTIRKDPLNDILIKHQIVQPMEERVEKPKDSAKNDIVITESSAEDSEKGVLLPSDKASAAQQQQTDVNTEKAKDTIEKPSVYPEKIIAAPRNTSSQNDSSFSNLSSMELIFLGYAKQLQKMPLKLQLKTKRKIADIMEDAELAMMEEA
- the LOC106089646 gene encoding probable mitochondrial glutathione transporter SLC25A40, which gives rise to MINDDTKLIPVNRVEVVGQRDTTVMAAKTNTQMDDPRFRIRPMQQIASACTGAMLTACFMTPLDVVKTRIQAQQAKMTNKCFLYCNGLMDHLCPCDAKASFPEVKPIKPLTGTVDAFFHISRTEGIRSLWSGLGPTLISALPSTIIYFVGYEQFKRKFLEFHYEYLAEVKGSPIGREVPLLVPLIAGITARICAVTCVNPVELIRTKMQSEKMTYAQITSAIQKVVQSQGIWGLWRGLRPTILRDVPFSGLYWTCYETIKSHYGVIEPTFGFSFLAGAVSGSIAATITTPFDVIKTHEQIEFGEKVIFAEKPVKQLPTASLGKRLATIYATNGVPGLFAGLGPRLLKVAPACAIMISTFEYSKAFFYHYNVEQYSEH
- the LOC106089648 gene encoding coiled-coil domain-containing protein 86, with protein sequence MTKTKVTNEPQVGKDNTTKESSVLTNKIKKSKKIIKPENQIPRGQPKSNRPWKTPKTKFSTVQKTKPRLTFEKKMELRNEMRAIKERSKEIKEARKEAAVAKQQRRVENAERRLANERRAEIVQVIKNPAKLKRMKKKQMRLIEKRDLSQVKVV